From Eptesicus fuscus isolate TK198812 chromosome 13, DD_ASM_mEF_20220401, whole genome shotgun sequence, the proteins below share one genomic window:
- the EIF3F gene encoding eukaryotic translation initiation factor 3 subunit F isoform X1 has protein sequence MATPAVPASVPPPATSPAAAPASAPDPAPTSAPPLSPAPAPAPVPAPTPAPASSPDPATAAAAATAAPGQTPASAPAPAQTPAQSLAAPALPGPFPGGRVVRLHPVILASIVDSYERRNEGAARVIGTLLGTVDKHSVEVTNCFSVPHNESEDEVAVDMEFAKNMYELHKKVSPNELILGWYATGHDITEHSVLIHEYYSREAPNPIHLTVDTSLQNGRMSIKAYVSTLMGVPGRTMGVMFTPLTVKYAYYDTERIGVDLIMKTCFSTNRVIGLSSDLQQVAGSSARIQDALSTVLQYAEDVLSGKVSADNTVGRFLMSLVNQVPKIVPEDFETMLNSNINDLLMVTYLANLTQSQIALNEKLVNL, from the exons ATGGCCACACCGGCAGTCCCGGCGAGCGTTCCTCCGCCCGCTACATCCCCGGCTGcggccccagcctcagccccagacCCGGCCCCAACCTCAGCTCCACCGCTTTCTCCGGCTCCTGCTCCGGCGCCGGTTCCAGCTCCAACTCCAGCGCCCGCCTCCTCCCCAGACCCGGCGACAGCAGCGGCGGCTGCGACCGCGGCTCCGGGCCAGACCCCAGCCTCCGCGCCGGCGCCGGCGCAGACCCCGGCGCAGTCGCTGGCCGCTCCGGCTCTCCCAGGCCCCTTCCCCGGCGGCCGTGTGGTCCGGCTGCACCCGGTCATCTTGGCCTCCATCGTGGACAGCTACGAGCGACGCAACGAGGGTGCGGCCCGAGTCATCGGGACTCTGCTGG GAACCGTTGACAAGCACTCAGTGGAAGTCACCAACTGCTTTTCAGTGCCGCACAATGAGTCAGAAGATGAG GTGGCTGTTGACATGGAATTTGCTAAGAACATGTATGAATTGCACAAGAAAGTCTCTCCAAATGAGCTCATCCTGGGCTG GTACGCTACAGGCCATGACATCACAGAGCACTCTGTGCTGATCCATGAGTACTACAGTCGGGAAGCCCCCAACCCCATTCACCTCACTGTGGACACGAGCCTCCAGAATGGTCGCATGAGCATCAAGGCTTATGTCAG CACTTTAATGGGTGTCCCAGGGCGGACCATGGGGGTGATGTTCACACCGCTGACAGTGAAATATGCGTACTATGACACCGAGCGCATTGGAG TTGACCTGATCATGAAGACCTGTTTTAGCACCAACCGGGTGATTGGACTCTCAAGTGACTTGCAGCAGGTAGCAGGGTCGTCGGCTCGCATCCAGGATGCCCTCAGCACAGTGTTGCAGTATGCGGAGGACGTgctg TCTGGAAAGGTGTCCGCTGACAACACTGTGGGCcgcttcttgatgagtctggttaaccAAGTACCCAAGATCGTTCCCGAGGACTTCGAGACCATGCTCAACAGCAACATCAAC GACCTACTGATGGTGACCTACCTGGCCAATCTCACGCAGTCACAGATTGCCCTCAACGAGAAACTTGTCAACCTGTGA
- the EIF3F gene encoding eukaryotic translation initiation factor 3 subunit F isoform X2 — protein MATPAVPASVPPPATSPAAAPASAPDPAPTSAPPLSPAPAPAPVPAPTPAPASSPDPATAAAAATAAPGQTPASAPAPAQTPAQSLAAPALPGPFPGGRVVRLHPVILASIVDSYERRNEGAARVIGTLLGTVDKHSVEVTNCFSVPHNESEDEVAVDMEFAKNMYELHKKVSPNELILGCTLMGVPGRTMGVMFTPLTVKYAYYDTERIGVDLIMKTCFSTNRVIGLSSDLQQVAGSSARIQDALSTVLQYAEDVLSGKVSADNTVGRFLMSLVNQVPKIVPEDFETMLNSNINDLLMVTYLANLTQSQIALNEKLVNL, from the exons ATGGCCACACCGGCAGTCCCGGCGAGCGTTCCTCCGCCCGCTACATCCCCGGCTGcggccccagcctcagccccagacCCGGCCCCAACCTCAGCTCCACCGCTTTCTCCGGCTCCTGCTCCGGCGCCGGTTCCAGCTCCAACTCCAGCGCCCGCCTCCTCCCCAGACCCGGCGACAGCAGCGGCGGCTGCGACCGCGGCTCCGGGCCAGACCCCAGCCTCCGCGCCGGCGCCGGCGCAGACCCCGGCGCAGTCGCTGGCCGCTCCGGCTCTCCCAGGCCCCTTCCCCGGCGGCCGTGTGGTCCGGCTGCACCCGGTCATCTTGGCCTCCATCGTGGACAGCTACGAGCGACGCAACGAGGGTGCGGCCCGAGTCATCGGGACTCTGCTGG GAACCGTTGACAAGCACTCAGTGGAAGTCACCAACTGCTTTTCAGTGCCGCACAATGAGTCAGAAGATGAG GTGGCTGTTGACATGGAATTTGCTAAGAACATGTATGAATTGCACAAGAAAGTCTCTCCAAATGAGCTCATCCTGGGCTG CACTTTAATGGGTGTCCCAGGGCGGACCATGGGGGTGATGTTCACACCGCTGACAGTGAAATATGCGTACTATGACACCGAGCGCATTGGAG TTGACCTGATCATGAAGACCTGTTTTAGCACCAACCGGGTGATTGGACTCTCAAGTGACTTGCAGCAGGTAGCAGGGTCGTCGGCTCGCATCCAGGATGCCCTCAGCACAGTGTTGCAGTATGCGGAGGACGTgctg TCTGGAAAGGTGTCCGCTGACAACACTGTGGGCcgcttcttgatgagtctggttaaccAAGTACCCAAGATCGTTCCCGAGGACTTCGAGACCATGCTCAACAGCAACATCAAC GACCTACTGATGGTGACCTACCTGGCCAATCTCACGCAGTCACAGATTGCCCTCAACGAGAAACTTGTCAACCTGTGA